A part of Primulina eburnea isolate SZY01 chromosome 10, ASM2296580v1, whole genome shotgun sequence genomic DNA contains:
- the LOC140803162 gene encoding probable xyloglucan glycosyltransferase 6, translating to MSPSPNYEFQEWWNKQRTDNEQSDHHLLQNSAFLTVDIQSPTSTAAKDRSRSARQLSWIYLLKFHQITHTVAFLTNGFISIICTANRRITTASAVPRLESRFYKIIKFFLFISVCLLIFELFAYFKGWHFSPPTLESEVEDLLEYVYAKWLVTRANYLAPPLQSLVNVCIVLFLVQSVDRLVLVLGCFYIKLRGLKPMAEMDNEQDDETGSGNVDKFPMVLLQIPICNEREVYQQSIAAVCIQDWPKEKMLVQILDDSDDTDVQSLIKAEVQKWQQRGVHIIYRHRLIRTGYKAGNLKSAMNCDYVKEYEFVAIFDADFQPAPDFLKRTIPYFKGKDNLALVQTRWAFVNKDENLLTRLQNINLAFHFEVEQQVNGWFINFFGFNGTAGVWRIKALDDCGGWLERTTVEDMDIAVRAHLCGWKFVYLNDVKCLCELPESYEAYIKQQHRWHSGPMQLFRLCFVDILRSKVSFVKKANLIFLFFLLRKLILPFYSFTLFCIILPLTMFLPEAQLPFWVVCYVPGLVSILNILPSPRSFPFIVPYLLFENTMSVTKFNAMISGLFQLGSSYEWIVTKKLGRSSEADLVAIVENESTPMVESGIPRSSSESGLPELNRLEMTKKSLKKRRNRLYKKELALSFILLTASVRSLLSAQGIHFYFLLFQGITFLIVGLDLIGEQVS from the exons ATGTCTCCTTCACCTAATTACGAGTTCCAGGAATGGTGGAATAAGCAACGTACCGACAACGAACAATCCGACCACCATTTATTGCAAAACTCCGCTTTCCTAACTGTAGACATTCAGAGCCCCACATCAACCGCCGCCAAGGACCGTTCCCGCAGCGCGCGGCAGCTGTCTTGGATTTACCTCCTCAAGTTCCATCAAATCACTCACACCGTTGCTTTCCTTACTAATGGATTCATATCCATCATTTGCACTGCGAATCGTCGAATCACTACGGCCTCCGCCGTCCCCAGACTTGAGTCTCGCTTTTACAAGATTATCAAATTCTTCTTGTTTATCAGTGTGTGCCTCCTTATCTTCGAGCTCTTTGCATACTTTAAGGGTTGGCATTTCAGTCCTCCTACGTTGGAGTCTGAGGTCGAAGATTTACTGGAGTATGTTTATGCCAAATGGTTGGTAACTAGGGCGAACTATTTGGCGCCACCTTTGCAGAGTTTGGTGAATGTGTGCATTGTGTTGTTCTTGGTACAGTCCGTGGATCGATTGGTTTTGGTGCTGGGATGTTTTTATATCAAGCTCAGAGGGTTGAAGCCGATGGCGGAGATGGATAATGAGCAGGATGATGAAACTGGGAGCGGGAATGTGGACAAATTCCCAATGGTGCTACTGCAAATTCCTATTTGCAATGAGAGGGAG GTATACCAGCAATCTATTGCAGCTGTATGCATCCAGGATTGGCCCAAGGAGAAGATGCTCGTACAAATATTGGATGATTCAGATGATACAGATGTTCAATCGCTTATTAAGGCAGAAGTGCAGAAATGGCAACAGAGGGGTGTGCACATAATATACAGACATCGTCTAATTCGCACTGGATATAAAGCTGGGAACCTTAAATCTGCAATGAATTGTGATTATGTAAAAGAGTATGAGTTTGTAGCTATCTTTGATGCGGATTTCCAGCCAGCACCAGATTTTTTGAAAAGAACTATTCCTTACTTCAAG GGAAAAGATAACCTTGCATTGGTGCAAACTAGGTGGGCTTTTGTCAACAAGGACGAGAATCTGCTTACAAGATTGCAAAACATAAATCTGGCATTCCACTTTGAGGTTGAGCAACAGGTCAATGGGTGGTTCATCAACTTTTTTGGTTTCAATGGAACTGCTGGTGTATGGAGAATCAAAGCCCTAGATGACTGCGGTGGTTGGTTGGAGCGTACCACTGTTGAAGACATGGATATTGCTGTTCGCGCTCACCTTTGTGGTTGGAAATTTGTTTACTTGAATGATGTTAAG TGCTTATGTGAACTTCCAGAGTCTTATGAAGCATACATAAAGCAGCAACACCGCTGGCATTCAGGACCCATGCAGTTATTTCGTCTTTGTTTTGTTGACATTCTGCGTTCCAAG GTGAGTTTCGTCAAGAAAGCAAACCTAATATTTCTTTTCTTCCTTCTGCGGAAGCTTATACTACCATTTTACTCATTCACACTCTTCTGCATAATTCTCCCGTTGACTATGTTCCTACCCGAAGCTCAGCTGCCTTTTTGGGTTGTCTGTTACGTCCCTGGACTAGTCTCCATATTGAACATCCTTCCATCCCCACGATCATTTCCATTTATCGTGCCCTATCTTCTTTTTGAAAACACAATGTCTGTGACCAAATTTAATGCAATGATATCTGGGCTCTTCCAGTTGGGAAGTTCTTATGAGTGGATTGTTACCAAGAAACTCGGTAGATCATCAGAAGCTGATTTAGTTGCTATTGTTGAAAACGAATCCACACCTATGGTGGAGAGTGGGATCCCAAGGTCATCCTCCGAATCAGGTCTGCCCGAGCTTAACAGACTAGAGATGACCaagaaatctttaaaaaaacgAAGAAATCGTTTGTACAAAAAGGAGCTTGCTCTTTCGTTTATTTTGTTGACTGCCTCTGTTAGAAGCTTGCTATCTGCTCAAGGAATTCACTTCTATTTCCTCTTGTTTCAAGGAATCACTTTCCTCATCGTAGGTCTCGATTTGATTGGAGAACAGGTGAgttaa